Below is a genomic region from Panthera tigris isolate Pti1 chromosome E1, P.tigris_Pti1_mat1.1, whole genome shotgun sequence.
cacacacacacacacacacacactctctctctctcaaaaataaagaaacattaaaaaaagaagtatgcaTTCTcctatgaaattcaaattcagtgAGGCATCCTAGGTTTTTACGTGCTTAATCTGGCAACCCTCGCTCCAGGGCACCCCAGGCAGATCCAAGGACAGGGCGATCACTTCAAGGTTGAACTCCTGACAacgaatgggggtgggggcaacaTCCAGGGAGAGTCCGAGCTGCAGTCTGGGACCTGGCTGGTGACGGAGGGACCAGCTTCGGAGGGGTGAATGGACACATGAGAGTCCTTCTCTTGGTGGTGAGTCAGCTCTGGCTCTCTGTGCTCAAGGCTCAGTCTCCTCAGAAAGGTTCATCTGGAGAAGCTTGGGTTTCCTAGTGTGTAAGATTAAGGTCCCAGcttcctgcttgctttctctctcctgaacTGGGACTCAGAGAGAGGGTTTCTGACCCTTTGCTTGTGAAGGACTGGGCGCCCTCAGACATCTAGGCCTCAAGTTAGGAAGAAGCGGTCCTCGCCCAGAGGACCGGGGGCTAATGgcttccccccccaacccccaccccagtgccAGGGCTCCTGACTCTCTCTGAGTGTTCCCGACCTTCGACGCACCTGTGTCCAAGAGGCCTGGAGGGCAAGTGGCCGCAGGGTACGTCCCTGCAGGACGGCTGAGCAGGCAACTTGGCTCTAGAATCATCCCGGAACCACGTGGTGGCCATGCACCCGACAAGCTGGTCTGCCCTCAGAACCTCGGGTTCTCACCCCACAAGGAACCGCAAGCCCTACGGGGTCTGAACGGAGCAAGACACTCATGGGGTGCCTCGTACGTCTGAGGAGCTCGGCACAAGACAGGGTCCTGGGGCCAGCACGGGTGCTGGACACTCTTGGGTCTGGCACCATGATGGGCATCCCTGAGCCCCTCCTGACCCACCCCTTGGCCTCTGTTCCACTGTCAGCCCTCTGacggcaggctccaggctctgcctagGACCGCCCTCCTCAAGGACCCATCCCAGAGGTTCTGCCACCTTCCACGGCTTCAGGCCACATGCAGGCCACACTTTCCCCCCCAGGATGGTGGCGGACCActgttttccttccctgccatcatctatgtcccctcccccctcccccaggcaggcGCAGCCGGGCAGAGGCCACCCACTGGGTGGGAGGGGCACCCCCAGGGTCTAAGGCTCACTCCCCGTCACCAAGGGTGCAGACCTCAACAAGGCGCTCCCCTTACCACTCctgattttttagttttcctcCGCCAGAAGCACAGGGAGACGAAATCCCTGCCTGGCGAACGTCTTTGTGCACCAGCCAGTGAACGGCAGGCCCAATTCTAGTGCTGAACAGGCAGTTTGCCAGGAGCAGTCAAGATCACCCCTCCCTCCGCTCCCAGGGTGGCAAAGGGCATTCATTacatggaggggggaggggcagtgtttAACTCACTCTAAAGggggctggggtgctgggggTAGTGGGAGGGACAACTCACAAAAGCCAGGGCTAGAAACTCccaacggttttttttttttttttagaacttcccttccctctctcccctcccccctcccctcccccacctccagccgcTGGTGGCCTGCAGCCAACACTGGCCACACTGTCCGCATTCAGGCCTCCCGCCCTCCTGGCCGCCGTCTATCTCTTCCCCTGGCCTTCCCAGCACTGCGCTCTCTCGCCACCGCCCCCTCCTCATTCTGAACCACGTTGACCTCTTCCGCCCTGGCGCCCCGCACAGGCTCTGGCCCTCAGTCCCCGGCGGGCAGGCGAGGGGCTTTGGAGGCGGGGAGCAGCCCGGCACCCACCAGGGCCCCAGTCCCGCGGCCCCTGGCCCTGCTCGGCCACCCACCCCAGCCCGGAGGAAGATCGCTGCGTCTGCAGAAAGCTGGCCACGGCCGGCCTCTGCATTCCCCGAGTCGCGGCTTCTGGCGGTGGGGGGAGACGACCCGGTGTTCAGCCCACTCCCCTCGGGCCCCTCTGGTCCCTTAACCCCTTCCTGCCCCGCGACGCCAAGGGCCCCAGCCTCGCCACCCAAAGCGGGACGGATGAAGTGGGGTCCCGCATTTCCCTCGCTCACTGAGGAAACAGGGGTGGGCAGGCCTTGCTCGCcaggcctcccccctccccctctccctcccccacgcaggaagccccccgcccctgccctggccGCGCTCGCTGCGCCTCCAGTCGGAGCCTCTGGCCTGGTGGTTTCCGGGGAGAGCCTGGCAGAGAAAGCCTCGGCGGCTTCCTCGGTGGGGCGGGGCCAGCGATGCCAGCCGGCGACGCTACACAGGGTGGGAGGGTCCCCTCCCCGCTGAACCTGTCGTACCGGGCCAGCGTCATTAAAAACACCCCTGCCCCACCGGGGCCAGCACCCGGGCGTGTTGCGCaccgggtgggtggggggcaaagATCAGCAGGTGCCGGGCGGGTGCGGCGTGTAGCTCCGGGGGCGGAGGGGGTTGGGATGAGGGAGCCGGCCCCACCCACTCTTCCGCGCCgcccgtgccccccccccgcacccattccccccccacccccaagcagaTCCTCGGGTCCTCCCGCACGGTGGGTACCGCGGGCCTGGAaaccctgggggcgggggcgacgctgacaccccctccccccgcaggaATTCCCCTCTCCGTTTGGAGCGCCTCTCGACTTCCGGGGAGCAGGGTCACTCCTCTGCCCGCGAAACCAGGCCACTTTGCTTTTGCAAAGATTTAGCGCAGGGCTCGGTAGGTTTCCTCCCGAGACTAAGGTgtaggaggggtggggagaggggtccGGCCGCCTCCCGAACCTCCAAAGGTTCCCCTCTGCGCTAATCTCCAACAGCGAAATGCACCTTCAACATctccatttaatatttacattcaaGCAGGTAATAATTGGAAGCTTATAGTTTAGACATTTCTAGTAGCAGCAGTTTCTAGAGAGCTCGTTTAGCctttaaacaaactttttttttttttttttttttttttttttgcacatagaAACAACACATCCATGTGTAcggtattaaaaaatatataccgaGGTCCCTGGCATCGCAGttccaggaaggggagggaatgAAATCAACCGAAATACTGAATGAACAGGAAGAAAGGTCAACAGAAaatagtttgtctgatatagaATATAACAGGATCTAGAGGAAACTCCATAAATCTAggtttttatatttccatatataaatacctacaaataaatatatatatatcagcccGAAGGGGATGGTCGGGCCTTTTGAGCTCAAACAATACATTTCAATAAGAACACCACGTACAAACGGGAGTAAAGTCTGCACTTGACAAGTTAGCACGGTTAAAATATAATACTATAACTCTGAGACCGAGGCGCGTGGCTGCCCTGTCAGTCCCGGAGATccacggggggaggggaggtccaGCGCGGggatggggcaggtggaggggggcGGCGAGAGACCCGCAGGCACCGCGTGCAAGGGGCCAGtgccgggccgggggcgggcccCAGCCAGGAgccgacgacgacgacgacgacgacgacggcGGGACGACGGGACGCGGATTCTGCGGCTCCGGGCGTCCTCACTTCGGGGGGCAGGCCCGGATCTCCCGCAGCTGGCGAGAGAGGAGGAGTCCGCCCCTAGGCACCAGGTGCTAAGCCACCCGCGGGGATGGCGCTTCCCCTTCCGAAGCCCTCTGGCTACACCGTCACGTACTCCTTGAACGTGACGGTGAGGCAGTTCGCGGTGACGTCGGTGATAATTATATTCCCAAAGAAGGGCTTGAACTCGCTCAGCGGCTCCTCGGGCTCGTCCTGGGCCTCGGCTGGAGGCTTCTCGGCCGCCGTCACCGGCGCGGCGGCCGCCACCGCCGACGCCGTCGCGGGCGCCTCGGGCTTCACTTGGAGGGCGCTTGGGGGCTCTCCGGCCTCGCCGCGCGTCTTGACGCAGCGCAAGTCTATGGGCTCGTCCAGATCCGAGTCCAGCAGGATGACCTCGGGCTGCGGGAGGGCGGCGGTGGGGGGCACGTCGGTGGGGTGCTCGGCGGCCGGGCTGCCCCCCAGGCAGGTGGGGGTGCTGATGCTGCGCGCCGTGAGGCGCTTTTTGCAGGGCTCGCGCTCGCCGTGGGTCTCGGAGAGGCAGCGCTTGCGCGCGTGGGAGAGATTGAGGCCGAccgagtggtggtggtggtgatggtggtggtggtggtggtggtggtgggagggcgGGTGGGAGCTCCGGGCCGGGTCCCAGGCCAGCAGGTCGGGCTTGGTGGTGAGCTGTAGCGGCTGCTCGCCGAAGGCCTCCTTGGTGGGGGAGAGCTTGCGGGAGCCGGCGTCCTGGGGCTGCGGGTCGCCGGCCCCCGgcgcctcctcctccctcctcttggATGGTGCTTCCGCCTTCTTCTCGTCGGTCCCCGCTGCCTTTTTGAAAGTCCTGTCGGCCGGAGGGTGGCGCTCCTCGGCGGCCCGCTTCTTGTGGCTGGGGGAGCGCGCCTCGCCCTCGGCCGCCTCGCCGGACTTGATCTTCACCGCCTGCATGCCGTTCTCCATGTATTTGCTCATCACGATCACGATGCGTccattcttgttcttgttcttgacGATCTTCATCTTGCCCCCAATCCCGTTGCCCGTCACCGCCTCTTTGGGGGCCGGCGTCATCCCGTTGGGGGGGCCCTTCTCGGAGCCCTTGCCTGGGGCCCCGGCCGCACCGGCCAAGGGCTTCACGGCTCCCAGGTAGCCCTTGGCCCCCGCGCCGTGGGCCCACTTGTCCGGCGGGTGGCTCTTGGCGCCCAGGTCCGGGCAAGTGGGGCTGGGCGCCTCCTTGTGGCCGCCCTGGTACTGCAGGTCGTACATCTTGGGGTCCGGCTGGTAGGGGTGGTGCTTCTTGCTGTTGAGCTGGTAGTAATACTTGCCGCTCTTGCCGGGCGGGGGGGGCTTGCCGGTTCGCTCCTTGCTGTGGGGCTGGTACTGGTGGTGCTTCTTGCTGTTGAGCTCGTACTGGTGGCCCTGGCCCTTGCCCTGAGCGCCCAGCTCCAGCTTGGAGCGGTTGTCTGCGGAGGAGTCCTGGAGTCCAGTCAGCACGTTGGAGCGACGGGCAAAGGTAGGTACCTGGGGGAACGAGgcggggatgggagggggaggtgaGCAGAGGGCCGAGGCCAGGCCCAGAGCATGCCTCCGGCGTCAGGAGTGTCCCAGCCCCCACCGGGTCAGCAGCTATGTTCCAGGGGCAGTGTGGTGAAGGTCAAGTAGAAAGGAAGTGCACTTGCGTGCTCTGGAGGaactctccctgccctctgggccTGGAGGCAGCTCAGGTGTCAAGGTCAAGGGGAAGACCAGTGGACAGCCCTAGGACCAGCGAGTATATTCACCTGCACCACCAGCGGTTTGGGCTTCGGCCCTCTCTTCCGATATCCCATCAGCTGCTCCTGCCGTTCCCTGGGGGGAGGGAACAGAGGGCAGCGCTATTAGCCTCGGGGTCACCTCCCTTCTTGCTGTGTCCAACCTGAGGCGACCCCCGCTCCCCCCACGCCCCCTTCCCCGAGCAGCCAGGCCAGCAAGACCCGGCGGGATCCAGAGCTCAGGGCAGAAGGTCGCCTGTGCCGCCAGCTGGGGCGCCTCGGTCGGGTCCCAGGGCCCCACTCTGTGCCCACACCGACC
It encodes:
- the CBX4 gene encoding E3 SUMO-protein ligase CBX4 yields the protein MELPAVGEHVFAVESIEKKRIRKGRVEYLVKWRGWSPKYNTWEPEENILDPRLLIAFQNRERQEQLMGYRKRGPKPKPLVVQVPTFARRSNVLTGLQDSSADNRSKLELGAQGKGQGHQYELNSKKHHQYQPHSKERTGKPPPPGKSGKYYYQLNSKKHHPYQPDPKMYDLQYQGGHKEAPSPTCPDLGAKSHPPDKWAHGAGAKGYLGAVKPLAGAAGAPGKGSEKGPPNGMTPAPKEAVTGNGIGGKMKIVKNKNKNGRIVIVMSKYMENGMQAVKIKSGEAAEGEARSPSHKKRAAEERHPPADRTFKKAAGTDEKKAEAPSKRREEEAPGAGDPQPQDAGSRKLSPTKEAFGEQPLQLTTKPDLLAWDPARSSHPPSHHHHHHHHHHHHHHSVGLNLSHARKRCLSETHGEREPCKKRLTARSISTPTCLGGSPAAEHPTDVPPTAALPQPEVILLDSDLDEPIDLRCVKTRGEAGEPPSALQVKPEAPATASAVAAAAPVTAAEKPPAEAQDEPEEPLSEFKPFFGNIIITDVTANCLTVTFKEYVTV